In Citrus sinensis cultivar Valencia sweet orange chromosome 4, DVS_A1.0, whole genome shotgun sequence, one DNA window encodes the following:
- the LOC102625477 gene encoding LOB domain-containing protein 15 codes for MSRERERFDEIGKKIKREADASSHMGRRHMLGPPGTLNTITPCAACKLLRRRCAQECPFSPYFSPHEPQKFASVHKVFGASNVSKMLNDVPESQRADAANSLVYEANVRLRDPVYGCMGAISTLQQQVQCLQAELNVVRNEIIKYKYREASNVMPSSHHPHQVALLSSGAVTVAAAPSPSLHTPPPPPPPLPCTPSCSSSIYAQPNTSAADYSTISGDQNVSYFG; via the exons ATGTCCAGAGAAAG ggagaGATTCGATGAGATAGgaaaaaagatcaagagagaAGCAGATGCCTCTTCTCATATGGGAAGAAGACACATGTTGGGTCCTCCTGGAACCCTAAACACGATAACACCATGCGCTGCCTGCAAGCTCTTGAGACGCCGCTGTGCTCAAGAATGCCCTTTTTCTCCTTATTTCTCCCCTCACGAACCCCAGAAGTTTGCCTCTGTTCACAAAGTCTTTGGCGCCAGCAACGTCTCCAAGATGCTAAAT GATGTACCCGAAAGCCAGAGAGCTGACGCCGCAAATAGTCTTGTTTATGAGGCTAATGTGAGGCTTAGAGACCCAGTTTATGGATGCATGGGAGCAATTTCAACTTTGCAACAACAAGTTCAGTGTTTACAAGCAGAACTTAATGTTGTAAGGAATGAGATTATAAAATACAAGTACAGAGAAGCTAGTAATGTTATGCCGTCATCTCATCATCCTCATCAGGTAGCTTTGCTTTCTTCTGGAGCTGTTACGGTTGCTGCTGCCCCATCACCATCTCTACAtacgccgccgccgccgccaccTCCTCTTCCTTGTACTCCCAGTTGCTCTTCTTCTATATATGCACAACCAAATACCAGCGCTGCTGATTATAGCACCATTTCTGGTGATCAAAACGTTTCGTACTTTGGTTAA